The Struthio camelus isolate bStrCam1 chromosome 14, bStrCam1.hap1, whole genome shotgun sequence genome has a window encoding:
- the LOC104144702 gene encoding secreted frizzled-related protein 5 yields MVTAHRRHPSRPGSPWLLTLLVCLLLGGSPGARASYLRRSSSCTAIPNTMALCYDIGYSEMRIPNLLEHETMPEVIQQSSSWLPLLARECHPDARIFLCSLFAPICLDRLIYPCRSLCEAVKRSCAPVMACYGYPWPEILNCNKFPADHELCISAVSTDETSSSRRMPRASCKDCELEEASTAREILENLCAGDFAVKIRIFRKNTTTTISDFDLDPSRVEVLKHGPLLRSEIPARLQQWLDIDATCAHNIMRGTHAGVFVVSGEAQSDKVVVNKAYAWHKNRNLHQAVRRWKHHRCPEQPGRKV; encoded by the exons ATGGTCACGGCCCACCGCAGGCATCCCTCAAGGCCGGGCAGCCCATGGCTGCTGACTCTGCTGGTGTGTCTGCTGCTCGGGGGCTCTCCGGGCGCCCGGGCGAGCTACCTGAGGAGATCCTCCAGCTGCACGGCCATCCCCAACACCATGGCCTTGTGCTACGACATCGGTTACTCCGAGATGAGGATTCCCAACCTGCTGGAGCACGAGACCATGCCAGAAGTGATCCAGCAATCCTCCAGCTGGCTGCCCTTGCTGGCCAGAGAGTGTCATCCAGACGCTAGGattttcctctgctccctcttTGCACCAATCTGCTTGGACAG GCTCATCTACCCCTGTCGCAGCTTGTGCGAAGCTGTCAAGAGAAGCTGTGCGCCCGTTATGGCTTGTTACGGTTACCCGTGGCCTGAAATCCTGAACTGCAACAAGTTTCCTGCAGATCACGAGCTGTGCATCTCAGCAGTCTCCACTGATGAAACTTCCTCAAGCAGGAGAA TGCCCCGAGCTAGCTGCAAGGATTGCGAGCTCGAGGAGGCCAGCACTGCCAGGGAGATCCTGGAAAACCTCTGTGCCGGTGATTTTG CGGTGAAAATTAGGATCTTCAGGAAGAACACAACCACAACCATCTCCGACTTCGACCTGGACCCCTCCCGGGTGGAGGTCCTGAAGCACGGCCCCCTCCTCCGAAGCGAAATCCCCGCCAGGCTCCAGCAGTGGCTGGACATAGACGCCACCTGCGCCCACAACATCATGAGAGGCACGCACGCAGGGGTCTTCGTCGTAAGTGGGGAAGCGCAGAGCGACAAAGTCGTGGTGAACAAGGCCTACGCCTGGCACAAGAACAGGAACCTGCACCAGGCGGTGCGGAGGTGGAAACATCACCGCTGCCCAGAACAGCCCGGCAGGAAGGTCTGA